In Bos taurus isolate L1 Dominette 01449 registration number 42190680 breed Hereford unplaced genomic scaffold, ARS-UCD2.0 Leftover_ScbfJmS_1241, whole genome shotgun sequence, a single genomic region encodes these proteins:
- the LOC132344734 gene encoding nuclear RNA export factor 3-like, translated as MLLSILEQTDKVNPLQRRAPSWGVYQRQYIYWSEQVISQQQQDRDSEESDACMDSQARYASCELPSHHQRSSFQKQDQMHIYMETKQKPPEKRMGRNRQDETLGSWFKIIIPFGIKYDEKWLLNFIQKQSSVPFTAFEFHYEKMQAQFFVENADIACALKNVNGKIFNEVNEKIFILVEPCESPQSVQKALTSEKVEQIKSLYPSSWLPGDLMTCDIGMTQNCRNGMAASIHIHPGIRPLFSSLDLSNNKPYLLNGLSTIMGNASNTQNLNISNTEVKAEGQMDKGQQLEPEGMCADKNAVCTNFPDKSTNMQTILELFPRLLSLDGQETLSGYKCAIEAPKFLSMCKGKFFESDQVNSQILQFLQQYYLIHDYGNRQGLLDFYHEEACFFLTIPFHPKDSGLSSVHLYFKDNRNTEKLKDPKLRVQMLKHTKHDIVRALCALPKTQHDFSSFEVDMCFHTETMFCFSVSGVFKEVEGISQGCVCAFTRTFTTTPTSSSSLCIVNEELFVREASPSEAQRLHSPSQCLHCRPRSCSASPLSSRKWCGLSPPSVESPPIVSEVTAAFAWSWEGAGRSGRKMRSHREREKRKPETETKRKRGMWLDGEVKSKD; from the exons ATGTTGTTGTCAATTTTAGAGCAGACCGATAAAGTGAACCCTTTACAAAGAAGAGCACCAAGCTGGGGTGTTTACCAAAGGCAATACATCTATTGGTCTGAACAGGTCATTTCCCAGCAGCAACAAGATAGAGATTCAGAAGAAAGTGATGCTTGTATGGACAGCCAAGCAAGATA TGCTTCCTGTGAACTTCCATCCCATCATCAGAGAAGTAGTTTTCAGAAACAAGACCAAATGCATATTTATATGGAGACAAAACAAAAGCCTCCAGAAAAAAGAATGGGGAGAAACAGACAGGATGAGACCTTGGGGAGCTGGTTCAAGATCATA ATTCCCTTTGGTATAAAATATGATGAGAAGTGGCTGCTGAATTTTATTCAGAAGCAAAGCAGTGTCCCCTTCACTGCATTCGAA TTTCACTATGAGAAAATGCAGGCCCAGTTCTTTGTAGAGAATGCTGACATTGCCTGTGCATTGAAGAATGTCAATGGCAAGATTTTCAATGAGGTTAATGAAAAG ATATTTATCTTGGTTGAACCCTGTGAGTCACCCCAGTCTGTGCAGAAGGCGCTGACGTCTGAAAAGGTGGAGCAGATAAAG TCTCTGTATCCCTCATCCTGGCTTCCTGGAGATTTGATGACCTGTGATATTGGAATGACACAAAACTGTAGAAATGGCATGGCTGCTTCCATACACATCCATCCAGGAATCAGGCCCTTG TTTTCGTCCTTGGACCTGAGCAACAATAAACCCTACCTGCTGAATGGCCTGTCCACCATTATGGGGAATGCTTCCAACACCCAGAACTTGAACATCTCCAACACTGAG GTGAAGGCTGAAGGGCAGATGGACAAGGGTCAGCAGCTGGAACCAGAAGGGATGTGTGCAGACAAAAATGCCGTATGCACCAACTTCCCTGATAAGTCAACCAACAT GCAAACCATCCTGGAATTGTTCCCTAGGTTACTAAGCTTG gatggCCAGGAGACACTTTCAGGTTATAAGTGTGCTATTGAAGCTCCCAAGTTCTTATCAATGTGCAAG G GGAAGTTCTTTGAATCTGATCAGGTGAACAGTCAAATCCTGCAATTCCTGCAGCA ATATTACTTGATTCATGACTATGGAAATCGCCAGGGACTGCTGGATTTTTATCATGAGGAGGCCTGCTTCTTCCTGACCATTCCATTCCACCCCAAGGACTCAGGCTT AAGCAGTGTGCACCTGTACTTCAAGGACAACAGGAATACAGAGAAGCTCAAGGACCCCA AACTGCGTGTCCAGATGCTGAAACACACAAAACATGACATTGTGCGTGCCCTCTGTGCATTACCCAAAACTCAGCATGACTTCAGCTCCTTTGAGGTGGACATGTGTTTCCACACG GAAACGATGTTCTGCTTCTCTGTCAGTGGGGTGTTCAAGGAAG TGGAAGGCATTTCTCAGGGCTGTGTCTGTGCCTTCACCCGGACCTTCACCACTACTCCCACCAGCTCTTCCAG TCTTTGTATAGTGAATGAAGAGCTGTTTGTAAGGGAAGCCAGTCCCAGTGAAGCTCAGCGTCTGCATTCTCCATCCCAGTGCCTACACTGTCGACCACGTTCATGTTCCGCCTCTCCCCTGAGTAGCAGGAAATGGTGTGGGCTTTCTCCTCCCAGTGTGGAATCACCTCCAATAGTCTCAGAAGTGACTGCTGCGTTTGCATGGAgttgggagggagctgggaggagtGGACGA aaaatgagATCTCAtcgtgagagagagaaaaggaaaccagagACAGAAACGAAGAGAAAGAGAGGCATGTGGCTGGATGGGGAAGTGAAGTCCAAGGATTGA